A stretch of the Notamacropus eugenii isolate mMacEug1 chromosome 2, mMacEug1.pri_v2, whole genome shotgun sequence genome encodes the following:
- the COL10A1 gene encoding collagen alpha-1(X) chain, whose amino-acid sequence MLLQIAFLLLISNFAHGGFYAERFQSPTGIKGPPPNPKAQFFIPYTIKSKGIPIRGEQGLPGPPGPTGPRGQPGPSGPPGKPGYGSPGPQGQPGMPGPPGLSAVGKPGLPGLPGKPGERGPYGEKGDVGPAGLPGPRGPPGPPGIPGIAGLSVPGKPGPQGPTGAPGPRGLPGEKGVPGIPGMNGQKGENGYGIPGRPGERGHPGPQGPMGPPGLAGVGKRGENGFPGQPGAKGDRGFPGEIGPPGLPGPQGPRGEPGAAGIGKPGVNGAPGLPGTPGVKGLPGAPGIAGMPGTPGFGKPGLPGMKGQRGPEGLPGAPGVKGEQGPAGHPGEPGLDGPPGRIGPQGPKGIPGNHGIPGSKGETGPIGPAGYPGAKGDRGLPGVEGKPGYPGEPGLNGPKGNPGLPGPKGDTGLGGSPGLPGPVGAAGAKGIPGTNGEPGPRGAPGIPGTRGPIGPPGIPGFPGAKGDPGSPGLPGPAGIATKGLNGPMGPPGLPGPRGHNGEPGRPGPPGPPGPPGQAIMPEGFIKAGQRPSLSGTPLVSANQGITGMPVSAFTVILSKAYPAIGTPIPFDKIIYNKQQHYDPRTGIFTCRIPGLYYFSYHVHVKGNHVWVGLYKNGTPIMYTYDEYTKGYLDQASGSTIIDLTENDQVWLQLPNAESNGLYSSEYVHSSFSGFLFALI is encoded by the exons ATGCTGTTACAAATAGCCTTTCTGCTGCTAATCTCTAACTTTGCTCATGGTGGGTTTTATGCTGAACGATTCCAATCCCCTACGGGAATAAAGGGGCCACCACCAAATCCAAAGGCACAGTTTTTCATTCCTTACACCATAAAGAGTAAAG GCATACCAATAAGAGGAGAACAAGGTCTTCCTGGACCACCAGGCCCCACAGGCCCCCGTGGACAGCCTGGACCTTCTGGACCTCCAGGAAAGCCAGGCTATGGAAGCCCAGGGCCTCAAGGGCAGCCAGGCATGCCAGGACCACCGGGACTATCTGCAGTTGGAAAACCAGGCTTGCCAGGTCTCCCAGGAAAGCCAGGTGAGAGAGGACCATACGGAGAGAAAGGAGATGTTGGACCTGCAGGTTTGCCAGGGCCAAGAGGACCACCGGGACCTCCTGGAATTCCTGGCATAGCTGGACTATCTGTTCCAGGCAAACCAGGACCACAGGGGCCAACAGGGGCCCCAGGACCAAGGGGTCTTCCTGGAGAAAAGGGTGTCCCAGGTATCCCTGGTATGAATGGAcagaagggggaaaatggatatggAATTCCTGGAAGGCCAGGTGAGAGAGGCCATCCAGGTCCACAGGGTCCTATGGGACCTCCAGGACTTGCTGGagtagggaaaaggggagaaaatggattTCCAGGTCAGCCTGGTGCAAAAGGAGATAGAGGTTTCCCAGGGGAAATAGGCCCACCTGGCCTACCAGGTCCTCAAGGTCCTCGTGGAGAACCTGGAGCAGCAGGAATAGGAAAGCCAGGAGTCAATGGAGCACCAGGATTGCCAGGGACACCTGGAGTCAAAGGTCTTCCAGGAGCTCCAGGAATAGCAGGTATGCCAGGTACACCTGGATTTGGTAAACCAGGCTTACCAGGGATGAAAGGGCAGAGGGGACCTGAAGGCCTTCCAGGGGCTCCAGGAGTCAAAGGGGAACAAGGTCCAGCAGGCCACCCAGGGGAACCAGGTTTGGATGGGCCTCCAGGACGCATAGGACCCCAAGGACCAAAAGGAATACCAGGTAACCATGGCATTCCTGGTTCTAAAGGGGAGACAGGACCAATAGGTCCTGCGGGGTACCCAGGTGCCAAGGGAGATAGAGGCCTACCTGGGGTAGAAGGAAAACCAGGTTACCCAGGAGAACCAGGTCTCAATGGTCCCAAGGGCAATCCAGGTTTACCAGGTCCAAAAGGGGACACTGGATTGGGGGGTTCTCCTGGTTTACCAGGCCCTGTAGGAGCAGCTGGAGCTAAGGGCATACCAGGAACCAATGGTGAGCCAGGTCCTAGGGGAGCTCCTGGAATACCAGGAACAAGAGGTCCAATTGGGCCACCAGGAATTCCAGGATTCCCTGGggctaaaggagacccaggaAGTCCAGGCCTGCCTGGCCCAGCTGGTATTGCAACTAAAGGACTTAATGGACCAATGGGGCCACCTGGGCTACCAGGTCCAAGAGGCCATAATGGAGAGCCTGGACGTCCAGGGCCCCCAGGACCTCCAGGCCCACCAGGTCAAGCAATCATGCCAGAGGGCTTTATAAAAGCTGGACAAAGGCCAAGCTTATCAGGGACACCTCTAGTAAGTGCAAATCAAGGTATAACAGGAATGCCAGTGTCAGCTTTCACAGTTATCCTCTCCAAAGCCTACCCTGCAATAGGCACTCCAATTCCATTTGACAAAATCATTTATAACAAGCAACAGCACTATGATCCAAGAACTGGAATTTTTACCTGTAGGATACCAGGTCTATATTATTTCTCCTACCACGTACACGTGAAAGGGAATCATGTGTGGGTAGGCCTGTATAAGAATGGTACACCCATAATGTACACCTATGATGAATATACAAAAGGATACTTGGATCAGGCTTCAGGGAGTACCATCATAGATCTCACAGAAAATGATCAAGTATGGCTACAGCTACCAAATGCAGAATCCAATGGTTTATATTCTTCTGAGTATGTTCATTCATCTTTCTCAGgatttttatttgctttaataTAA